Proteins encoded together in one Impatiens glandulifera chromosome 1, dImpGla2.1, whole genome shotgun sequence window:
- the LOC124937392 gene encoding geraniol 8-hydroxylase-like, whose protein sequence is MSELLRYPTCMKNGKNELKQIVCDGKQVEESDIDKLPYLQAIIKETTRMRPLAPFLIPRQVYTEVDLCGYTIPKGAQVLVNVWAIGRDPDIWESPMEFKPERFID, encoded by the coding sequence ATGTCAGAATTATTGCGATACCCAACATGCATGAAAAATGGGAAAAATGAGCTTAAACAAATTGTTTGTGATGGTAAACAAGTAGAGGAGTCAGATATTGATAAATTACCCTATCTGCAAGCGATTATAAAGGAAACTACGAGAATGCGCCCGCTAGCCCCGTTTCTTATCCCTCGCCAAGTTTATACAGAAGTTGATTTATGTGGTTACACAATCCCAAAGGGAGCACAAGTATTGGTTAACGTTTGGGCAATAGGTCGAGACCCCGATATCTGGGAAAGCCCCATGGAATTTAAGCCTGAGAGGTTTatagattaa